From the genome of Jaculus jaculus isolate mJacJac1 chromosome 17, mJacJac1.mat.Y.cur, whole genome shotgun sequence:
GTAGACTGGCCCGCCCCTTGGGGGATTCCCTTGGCTTGGCAGGCTAGAGTGTCTGGACCAGCTAGGGCCTCGTGGACCCACCTGGGTTAGGGAAGGTAGGGGATCCAGTCTATAGCTTCACCCCATCTCGTATCTCCCTACATCCCCCTGAGCATTTCCAGTTACCCACCTAGCagcctcctcctgtctctgctccaaAGGCAGCCATACTGGCCACACCCAGTGATGCTGAGAAACACTGAGCATCGGGCAACAGCAGGGTGTGGCATGAGGGTGACTGCTGGGCctaggagggggggagggggccagCGCTGAGGGCTCCTGTGACTCCTGATGCCCATCCCCTACTCTAGGGATGATCAACCTGGTCTCCACGAAAGTGCCCagcatgccgggcgtggtgacgcaaaCCGTTAaccccagaactagggaggcagaagtaggaggatcgccgtgagttcagcaccagcttgagactatctagtgaattctaggtcagcctgggctagagcaagaccctacctagaaaaaccaagggggggggggggaggaggatcTTCCCAGCATTCTCAGACTCATGGGTCCAGCGTCAGCCTCtcaagaaagcagaaagagaaaggatgggaaagTGGGCACTCGTGGGACAGCCTGGGGACTTTAAGCTCCACATTTGTTTCTTGATGCAGATCTGGCTCATAAAATGCCAGGGAAGAGGAGATGTAGGCGTCAGAAATGCTACCGTCCCTTCGAAGTTCTCCAAGGGTCGTCACAGGCAAGGGAAACCAAGGCAGGACCACACTGGTGTAAGCCTCACTCTCTGGTACCCATCCCCTCACTGTCTCCCCCAAGGTGAGAACGCCATTGTCCATGCTGAAGACTGCATGCTCACCTAGCTACTCAGCAGCTCTCCATGACTCCCTAGTGCCCAAGGAGTAAAGCCTGATCTCCAAGGGCAGGCAATGGAGGCCTTTCATGGTCCAGCCCTTGCCTTCTCCAGTCTCCTCTCCCCCGTTCCCCGTAAACATCGGGCCCCTAAATAGGCCTAGTACCTTCAGGCCTCTGAGCTTTTGCCCTGGCTGATGACCTAGCTTGAAATGCTCATCTGACAAGATCCCTCTCAAAGGCCTCCTCCTCTGGGGGTACCCTCCCCCAACCTTCTACATCAGATAAAAATCCCTCTGGCCTCTGGGCCTCCTGAAAAATATAGTTGCAAGTCAAAGCTTTGAGTCCCAGTTGGGCGCTTCTGAGCCTCTTTCTGCTACAGGAAGATAGGAAATTTGAGACTGGCCCTGTGTATTTGGGAGCAGAGAGAAGAGTCAGGGTTCTCAGAACTTGTATGGAGGGGGGAGATATTTGAGGCCCAGTGTCCTGGGACTAAGAGAACAGCCACATGAGCACAATCAGGACCTGCCTAGCCAGAATTTCCAATTTTCCTCCCAGCATCCAGCTCCTGTTGTTTTCCCACATCTAGGGGTTCTCAATGCAGGTTGCTGAGGTGAGGCACTTGAGGGTtctaggtgggtgggtgggggggtcaGAGAAGGTTCCTCCCAAAAGGAAGGGGAGCCAGAAGTACTGGAGTGTGACACAGGTTTCACAGCGTTGAGGTGGACTCGGCCAATCACAACTAAAGAGGCAACACCAATCAAGAGAGGAAGGAACCTGAGGTCCAGAGGGAAAGTTGTTTATAAGGCTGCGTGAGTGGCAATGGGAGGACCGAAAAGAACGCACGGGTACACCTGCCCGTCCGTCTACGGCTCTTTCCTCAAGGGGTCAGCACCGCCGGGCAACGGTGATGGAGGCTGGAGCGAGCGAGAGCCGACACAGGGTGGGGCAGGCCGGTCTCCCTGCGGCCTGGGCCTGCCAGGGTGTGTGGGCCGCAGCCTGCTCCCAGCCCCCCACCCTGAGCATGCAAGAAGAACAATCTCCTTGTGTTTGGGCAGCCTGAGCCTGCATGTTGATGAAGGCGGCGGGTGGGGGCTGGGATGGGGACACTTTGGAAGTTaaggaaagggggggggtgggggttccaGGACCTGAAGGGGTGAGATCCTCAAATGGGGAATCATGAGGGCCCCCTAGGTGCCGGCCCTAAAGCCACCAGGATGAGCCCTGTTAACAGTGAGGTCCCGAGCTCAGCTCCCAGGGATTGTGTGGTGTGTAAGAGCTCTTTGTAAGGGAAGGAGGGCCTCTGGGGACACATGTCCTACTGGTTCATCGCGAAGGTGATCATCCTTGGGCTTCGTTGGGACCCAGTTCCCCAACACTCTTGGAGGAAGAGATGCAAGTGACTCAGGGGGGCATCCCCTTGAAGACCATTCCCCCTGGGTGCCAGGGTGGGGCGGGGCCCTGGGGGTGCCACAGGTCTCAAGATGGCGGGCCTGGGCTAGGGGAGTGAGGACGGCCGACACCTCCCTCTCTGGGCCAGATGTACATGAGGGCCAAGTGAATGTAAGTAGCCGGACCCCACCCCCACTCCGAACCCCCCAGGACCCTAGGCAAGAAACGAGGTCAGAGGAGCAGAAGAGCCACTGGCAAGGAGGTACCActttgcgccccccccccccaagtaccATCTCCATCTCCCTTGGGCCTAGAGGTCTGTGTCTGGCTCCTGCAAAGACTGCAGAGAAcgggaaggggtgtgtgtgtgtgtgtgtgcgtgcgtgtgcacgcGAGCCAGGAGCTGCAGGAGAACGGCAAGaacagagaacagaggctgggccaGAACCCGAATCCAAGGCAAGAGATCCAGAAAAGAGCAGCTCAAGAGGCCAGAAACAGCAGAGAAGATGGGGAAACTCAAACCTGGTAACCTCAGGTCTAGGAAACCCTTCcctgaagtggggggggggggggacgaccgTGTTGCTCTAGCAGATCGGAGGGTGGGGGTGAGACGGTGAGACCCACCACCACCTGTGCAGGCCTCAGCCGTGTGGGACAGGGAACGCGTTCCTTGCAATCTCCCCAAGGGCCTAGTCCGTGCAACATGGGTGCAGACTCCCCGCCACcagccaccacccccaccccagccgaAACCCAcccacctccctcccccacccccccgctgTAAAACTTCACGTCCCGCCCGGCCCCCCGCGCCTTACCTCGCGGAGGCTGtcctgcggcggcggcggcggcggcgcggcggcTGGGCCGCTCAGTCCCACATTGTCCCCGGGAAAGGCGGCCGCTCACAACTGCGAGTGACATCAGCTGCGAACAATGAGGGGTTTGACAGGCGCGGAGCCCGGCCGGCCCGGAGCCCGGCTCCGCGCCCCCCCCATcaccatcctcccccccccccccccaacaaccaccaccaaccaccaccaccctcctcctcctcctcccgacTCTCGGCCCGGCCCGCCCGGCCCGCCCCTCTCCCGGGATCCGATTACAGCGCGGCGGGCCCGCCCCAGTGCCGCAGccgccgcgcgccccgccccgccgtgCCCCGCCCCGAGCTGCGCCCCGGGCGGCCAAGCGCTCCCGGAAGAGCTCCGGCGACCCCTtcccaaccccccacccccccaaccccccgcCCCGGCAGCTTCCACTGGCACCAGGCGTGGTGAGGGTGGGTGGGTTGGAGGGTGGTGGTAGGGGGCGACGGAAAGGCAGAGCCTggagcaacccccccccccctccccaccgctCCCCCGCAAGCCCCGATCTCCGGGCAGCTGCGCCTGGCTCCCGGCTCGGGGGTCCCACCCTCGGACCCTCAGCCCTGGCCCCTGTGTCTTAAGCTTCTGCACCATCCTCCGCTCCGGCTTCGTTGCCCACCGAGACCTGCTTCTCCCCCGCCCCTCCGTCCCCCGACAGCTTCCGCACCGCACCGCGCGGCCCGGCCCTTGTCCGCGTAGGATGGGTTACTGGAGGAGGGGCCTGAGAACCgtggtggtgattttttttttggggggggggccttTATGCATCCTGCCCTGTGATCCCCTGAAATCTACAGCCAGAACGCATCTCTTGCAGCTAGGGGGTCGCAAGGGACAGAGAGTCATTCAGTCCTTTACTGGGAAAGGGGtggatggggtggggaggaggagaaggggggtAGCTGAGTCTGCCCTTCCCCCACCGCAGACAGGCaatattcctcccccccccacacccctccTCTGTAATCGGCTCAGCCTGGTCCTACTGACCTCCACCTCCCCCCGCAGTAGAGTTGCTTGGCACCTgggtatgtgtgggggggggggggttggggaggggaATCCAATCTCCCTTTCCCTCCATCTGGCCTGGTGGACAAAGGGCAGGGGGGGGGGACCATCTGGTCCCGTCGGGGTGGGGGAGGAGCCTACGGTGGCAGtcccagggggagggggaggggcggcgCTCAGGAGACAGCAAGAATGGCCTTGTGGGGTCTAATTGCATCACTTTTATTTCACGGACCTCGGCAGTCTTGTCTTCCCCCACCCCGGGGCAAACTTCAGAGCTGAAAACAAGCTTAGCTGAGAAGACATGGGCTTGACAGACAACCTGGGGAAGTTGTGCAGCGCCCaaaaggaaaggggggggggagaaaagcagagagatgtGAGAGACAGGGGTGTTACCTTTCCTTCTggggttgcgggggggggggaggggaatgtatgggggggaagaaggaaggacaattcaGGATTGGGACCAAGTGCAACctgtgggtgagagagagagaagtctagGGCAGGTTACATCCGAAGCCTGGCGAGAGAGGCTCTTACCCGTGAGGCGGCTGGGTCCCCACCTTCCCTAGCAGGAAGGGTCTGCATGGCTGGAAGTGTACATGTACTTGTGCAAACGCTTGTGCGCGCAGGCTGGGCAAAGTACATGAACGTGTGGGCTGCTCCCAAGTGAGGGGTCCCATACGCGAATAGGGATGGCTCTaaccatgcatacatgcatgcatgtatgtactaGCTATGGCCTAAGAGGGATagagtgtgtggggtggggggaaataaCTGACCTGCAGGGTAACTGAGGGGAAGATTACTAAGCAAGGAAGAAGTGAAAGCCAGACGGGAACGGCTATAGGAAAAGCTTCTGCATTATCCGCCACCAGATGGTGTCCCTTGAATCctgaaaatgtttccttttgattttttttttttttttttttttggttttctgaggtagggtctcactgtagcccaggctgacctggaattcactatggagtctcagggtggcctcgaactcacggtgatactcctacctctgcctcccgagtgctgggattaaaggcgtgcgccaccacacccggctccttttgattttttttatctcctcagcctgaaactgcaagagaaaagcagaaaagacaGACCCCCCCCACTCCAAAAGACAAGAACCcggacagacacagacacacctgCTGCATGTGGCTCCTGAGCCAGACAGAACCCGTGGAGGAAAAGAGAGCCCCAGGTCCCAAGGCAGGCAGCCCATCCCCAacagcatggcagggcctcatgCCAAGCCCTGCAGGAAGTCCAACAGCCCTCTATGCCACTCCTCGGGTTTGTCCAGGTAACAGGGGTGCCCTGCCCCTTTCATGACCAGCACCCTGTGGTTAGGCAGCTTCTTCAGGTGTTCAAAGCTGGTGGAACCCATGGGATCCTGGTCTCCATAAACAATCAGAGATGGGGTCTATGAGAAAGGAAACGGCGTCAAGAGTGTGGAGGCTGACACACCAGCTGTCCCCACCACTTTAAGTCTCTTGCTGGGCTGCCCTGAAGAAGAGAGACAAGCTGGTCCAGTGAAAAGGGGCATGCATTTGCATCTCCCTTGGTTCAGTACAGGGCTTGGCATAGTAATCTACAAAAGGAGAAATTGGTGGGGGGGGAGCAGGTGCTGGAGAggtagcctagcagttaaggcacttgcctgtgaagcctatggacccaggttcgattccccagtagccacgttagcaagtggcacatgtgtctggagttcgtttgcagaggctagaggctctgggtgcccattttctccctccctcccccttcaaatagtacaaaaatttttttaaaaaaaggagaatttaaaataaaataggagaagtaggggactggagagatggcttaggagttaaggcgtttgcctgcaaagccaaaggatccctgttcaactctccaggacccacgtaagccagatgcacaagggggcggcacatgcatctggagttagtttgcagtggctggaggccctggcacacccattctttctctcaaataaataaattaattaaatatttttttaaaaaaaggagaaataagtaGCTCCTCCCAGAAGCCACCACAGGGTTACCTAGCCCCCAACTAAGGAAGGCCCAAGGATGGACCCTCCTTGGCTCCTGACGGGCATCTGTGCCtcgcgcacacacgcacgcagtACCTTCACATTGGCATAGTCAGCAGCGGTGATTTTGTCTGTGCAGATGGGAGCCACTGGAACATAGCCCCGGAGCTGGGAGCCAGGCATCGTGAGGAAGGGCAGGGAATACATGccacttaatgatggactgaTCACTACTGGGGAGCCCAACTCCAAGGCATCCACCACAGTTGCCAAGAAGCTGCCAGGGACCAGTTCCCCAACAGGAGCAGGGGCTGCTGCTTCCTTGGAGCGCCCAAGACCTGTAAGGATTTAGGTGAGGAGCAACAAGGGCCGTGAGTAGTTAAACAAGGGTTCCAGGAAGCCCTCCTAGGTCAGTTTCTCTGTGCCCAGGTTCCAATAGTATCCTGCAAAGAATTGAGCTCTGGGGCTGGTGAGAGGGCTCAGAGGGCACTTGCCtatgcctaaggacctaggtttgattccatggtacccacaaaaagccagatacacaaggtggtgcatgtgtcaagttcatttgcagtggctggaagccctggcatgcccattcatttcttttctctctctatatcacacatgcacaaataaatgaataattattaaAGCAAAAAAGAATTGAGCTCTGAAGTCTTAATAGGTCTAGATCTAAGTCCCAACTCTCCATTTACTGTTATTTGATATTGTTATTAAAAATTcaagtttcctttctttccctctttctttctttctatttttaacagCTATGACCTTAGGTAAGTCCCCTTAGCCCTCTCTCAGCTTCTGTTCCCCCCTTCTGTTAAAAGGAGACCTGGAAGATCACTCAGTTGCTAAAGCGCTTGCTTcacagcatgagaacctgagtttgattcccagcacccgtgtaaaaatgccaagtgtgatggtgcatgccttgtaATACAGACGAGGgtaaggtggaggcaggaagatccctggagatcactggctagccagtctaacctcactggtgagctccaggccattgagagactgtctcaaaaagaggtggatggctgggcatggtggcacacacctttaatcccagcactcaggaggcagagctaggaggatcgctgtgagttccaggccagcctgggtctacacagtaaattccaggtcagcctgggctagagagagatcctaccttggggggaaaaaaaataaaaataaaaacagagttgACAGCATACCTAAGGATGACATCTGGGGTTGTGCTcttgcctatacacacacatgggcGCACATCAGTACACAAACACGTAATGTGTGCGCCTCCCatacacacatgacacacacaccatacataaaaAGGGGAtagccagcacttggaaggctgcagtaggatcgccatcagttcgaggctagagttagaccctgctttgaaggaattttttttttgttttcgaggtagggtctcactatagcccaggctgacctggaattcactatggagtctcagggtggccttgaactcatggcgatcctcctacctctgcctcccatggctttttattattatttatttttattttttagagagagcaagagacagagaatggcataccagggcctccaccactgcaatcaaacgccagacgcttgcgccacctagtggacttGTGCAGCCTTGccctggcctcacctttgtgcatctggtttaggtggtaCCTGAAGAGTCTTAACGTGGTCcgtaggtttcacaggccagcgccttaaccactaagccatctcttgagcccttcaacgaaatttttaaataaagagaggaaaaggaaggaagactcAGTAAAGCACCTTTTCACTTAAGCTTGTGAAAACTAATTGCTTAAAaggcaccttagggctggagagatggcttagcggttaagcgcttgcctatgaagaagcctaaggacccaggttcgaggcttgattctccaggacccacgttagccagatgcacaagggggggcacgcgtctggagttcgtctgcagtggctggaagccctggcgtgcccattctcactcactctctctctatctgcctctttctctctgtcactctcaaataaaaaaataaaaatgaacaaaaaaaaaaattaaaaaataaaaggcacctTAGCTGTGAACAGTTGACCCCAGATCAGGTTCCTGAGATCAGGAGCCAGGGTGTGCTTCTGCAGGGAGAGCTCCACCCTCAGCCAGGTCAGTCAGTTTCATAACAACTATTGCTCAGACCTTTGCCCCAAAGCTCAGCCCAGCCCACTGCTGGAAATAGTCCTGCTTAAGCTGGGGACCTGCTCTTGAGGCCTGAAACCATGCCAGATCAGGTTAGCCTTGCTGCCCCTTACACACTTGCCACCAAGAGGTGGGGCCTGGCGGTCCAGGTTATGAAAGGAAGTCGGGGGGGGGGTCCCCATCTCCGCCTGTACCTAGCCCAGGACTCTGCCTACAGGATGACTTAGGCATCTAGCTCCCCTTTTAAGTACCTGGCAGATCGATGGCCACAGCCCGGTAGCCAGCCTCGGCCAGCCTGCGCAGAGTACCCAGGTTCTGCCAGGTCTCGGAGGAGAATCGGATGCCATGCAGCAGCAACACAGAGAAGAGAGCGGTCTGCCCGCTGCCGGGCCTTGCCTCTCGGAAGAAGAGGCTCTGGCCCTGCACCTGGATGGTGGCCTCCCGCTGCTCCACGTGGGCCATGTCCACTGCAGCCGAGCTGATGAAAGGGGCCTGCGGTTCAAAGCCAGGCTGTTGAGGGGTGACAGATCATCTTGCCCAGGGGCAGCAGAGAACAGCAAAGAGACCACCCAAGGCTCCAAAGACCATGATTTAGGGTATTATTCCTGCCTGTCACTCAACTATGTGACCATAGGCCTCAGTTTACTTAACTGAAACATGGGGCAACAGTAAAGTGTGGCAAGGATCTGAAAGCTCATTTAGATCAAGAAAAACAACAGCGgccacttaatcccagcactcgggaggcagaggtaggaggatcgctgtgagttcgaggccaccctgagactccataatgaattccaggtcagcctgggctagagtgagaccttacctcgaaaaaaacaaaaaaatcaaaagaaaagaaaaaagaaaaacaacagcgaagccaggcgtggtggctcacgcctttaatcccagcacccgggaggcagaggtaggaggatctccgtgagttcaaggccaccccccTGGGACTgcacagtgtattccaggtcagcctgagctacagcgagaccctgccttaaaaaactaaggggaaaaaaaagaaagacaacagcTAGGGTGCCTGCTGGCAGTCAGAACCGAAGAATATTTAGGGCTTCTGTTAATGATTATTGTTTTCATTGCTATCCTTTTACACAAAGAGGTGTAATTCAATAGTACTAGTTCATAGGAAGGGAGTGAGTGGGATTAAACGAGGCCACGGGTAATACTCAGTGTGCGGGAATGCCTCGCTGTCTTGTTTATCATCCGCGCTCTGTTACTGCGGGTGAGCTGGCACTGCCTGCAGGAGGGAACCCAAGTttgtttgaggtacagtttcactttCCAGAggcaaaagacaaacaaaaatcagcTGAAAACAAC
Proteins encoded in this window:
- the Abhd14b gene encoding protein ABHD14B isoform X1, with product MSQDLGAPFISSAAVDMAHVEQREATIQVQGQSLFFREARPGSGQTALFSVLLLHGIRFSSETWQNLGTLRRLAEAGYRAVAIDLPGLGRSKEAAAPAPVGELVPGSFLATVVDALELGSPVVISPSLSGMYSLPFLTMPGSQLRGYVPVAPICTDKITAADYANVKTPSLIVYGDQDPMGSTSFEHLKKLPNHRVLVMKGAGHPCYLDKPEEWHRGLLDFLQGLA
- the Abhd14b gene encoding protein ABHD14B isoform X2, whose protein sequence is MAHVEQREATIQVQGQSLFFREARPGSGQTALFSVLLLHGIRFSSETWQNLGTLRRLAEAGYRAVAIDLPGLGRSKEAAAPAPVGELVPGSFLATVVDALELGSPVVISPSLSGMYSLPFLTMPGSQLRGYVPVAPICTDKITAADYANVKTPSLIVYGDQDPMGSTSFEHLKKLPNHRVLVMKGAGHPCYLDKPEEWHRGLLDFLQGLA